A DNA window from Pueribacillus theae contains the following coding sequences:
- a CDS encoding UDP-N-acetylglucosamine 1-carboxyvinyltransferase: MEKLMIEGGYPLQGKVEISGAKNSAVALIPAAILADSTVTIDHLPNISDVKILSELLKEIGGDVSLEGNKLIVNPANMIPMPLPNGNVKKLRASYYLMGAMLGRFKKAAIGLPGGCNLGPRPIDQHIKGFEALGASITNERGAIYLRAGELTGARIYLDVVSVGATINIMLAAVKAKGRTVIENAAKEPEIIDVATLLTSMGAKIKGAGTDVIRIDGVESLHGCYHSIIPDRIEAGTYMIFAAAMGKEVTIDNVISQHVESLIAKLREMGVDVETFEDSVIVRTNGDHLKAVDVKTLVYPGFPTDLQQPFTALLTKGNGTSIVTDTIYNARFKHIDELRRMGAEVKIEGSSAIISGPVNLEGAKVKASDLRAGAALVAAGLMSNGVTEIYGLDHIDRGYEQLVDKLTILGAKVWREEMTLEEQEAHVKSM, translated from the coding sequence ATGGAAAAGCTTATGATCGAGGGGGGTTATCCTCTGCAAGGTAAAGTGGAGATAAGCGGAGCGAAAAACAGCGCAGTAGCCCTTATACCTGCAGCCATTCTTGCGGATTCAACAGTAACAATCGATCATTTGCCTAATATATCTGACGTAAAGATTTTAAGTGAACTGCTTAAGGAAATTGGAGGAGACGTTTCACTTGAAGGCAATAAGCTAATTGTGAATCCTGCAAATATGATCCCTATGCCGCTTCCTAACGGCAATGTAAAAAAACTTAGAGCTTCATACTACTTAATGGGGGCTATGCTCGGCCGTTTCAAAAAAGCGGCTATTGGCTTGCCTGGTGGCTGCAACTTAGGTCCCCGCCCCATCGATCAACATATTAAAGGCTTCGAAGCCCTCGGTGCATCGATAACAAATGAGCGTGGAGCGATTTACTTGCGTGCGGGAGAATTAACAGGCGCGCGAATTTATTTAGATGTAGTGAGTGTCGGGGCGACAATCAATATTATGCTTGCTGCTGTAAAAGCAAAAGGCAGAACCGTGATCGAAAACGCCGCGAAAGAGCCCGAAATTATTGATGTTGCTACTTTGCTTACAAGCATGGGCGCTAAAATTAAAGGTGCAGGAACGGACGTCATTCGCATTGACGGGGTTGAAAGCTTGCACGGATGCTACCATTCCATTATTCCGGATCGTATTGAAGCGGGTACATACATGATCTTTGCGGCCGCAATGGGCAAAGAAGTAACCATTGACAATGTGATTTCTCAGCACGTGGAATCCCTTATCGCGAAATTGCGTGAAATGGGCGTAGATGTAGAAACATTTGAAGATAGCGTCATCGTCCGTACGAACGGAGATCATTTAAAGGCAGTCGATGTAAAAACACTCGTTTATCCAGGCTTTCCGACAGATTTGCAGCAGCCATTTACTGCATTGTTAACAAAAGGGAATGGGACAAGCATCGTAACCGATACGATTTACAATGCCCGTTTCAAACATATTGATGAACTCCGCAGAATGGGTGCGGAAGTAAAAATAGAAGGCAGCTCAGCAATTATATCAGGCCCTGTAAACCTTGAAGGCGCAAAAGTAAAAGCGAGTGATTTAAGAGCCGGTGCTGCACTCGTTGCAGCAGGTTTAATGTCGAACGGTGTAACGGAAATTTACGGCCTCGATCATATTGATCGGGGGTACGAACAGTTAGTTGATAAGTTAACCATACTTGGTGCCAAAGTATGGAGGGAAGAAATGACGCTGGAAGAGCAGGAAGCTCACGTAAAAAGTATGTAG
- a CDS encoding response regulator, producing MDNKRILVVDDQFGIRILLNEIFSKEGYETFSAASGQEALEIVAKKEPHLVLLDMKIPGMDGLEILTRIKEMNEQAKVIIMTAYGELNMINEAMANGAVAYFSKPFDIEEVRVTVHKEMHQNGQA from the coding sequence ATGGACAACAAGAGAATTTTAGTAGTTGACGATCAATTCGGGATCCGTATCTTGCTGAATGAAATTTTCAGTAAAGAAGGATATGAAACGTTTTCAGCAGCAAGCGGGCAGGAAGCATTGGAAATCGTTGCAAAAAAAGAGCCTCATTTAGTTCTGTTAGATATGAAAATACCAGGAATGGACGGGCTTGAAATTTTAACACGTATTAAGGAAATGAATGAACAAGCGAAAGTGATTATTATGACAGCATACGGCGAATTGAACATGATCAATGAAGCAATGGCAAATGGGGCGGTTGCTTACTTTTCGAAGCCGTTTGACATTGAAGAGGTTAGGGTAACTGTCCATAAAGAAATGCACCAAAACGGTCAAGCTTGA
- a CDS encoding class II fructose-bisphosphate aldolase, which translates to MPLVSMKEMLEKAKAEGYAVGQFNLNNLEFTQAILQAAEEEKSPLICGVSEGAGRYMGGFKTVVKMVEALMEEYNVTVPVAIHLDHGSSFEKCVEAIHAGFTSVMIDGSHLPLEENIALTKRVVDVAHAVGVSVEAELGRIGGQEDDLVVENAEAMYAIPSECDQLVKETGVDCFAPALGSVHGPYKGEPNLGFDRMEEVMNLTGVPLVLHGGTGIPTKDIKRAISLGTAKINVNTENQISASKAVRQVLAEKPDLYDPRKYLGPAREAIKETVKSKMREFGSSNKA; encoded by the coding sequence TTGCCCTTAGTTTCGATGAAAGAAATGTTAGAGAAAGCAAAAGCAGAAGGCTATGCCGTCGGCCAGTTTAATTTAAATAATCTTGAGTTTACGCAAGCCATTTTACAGGCAGCTGAAGAAGAGAAGTCACCGCTTATTTGTGGTGTTTCAGAAGGAGCCGGACGTTACATGGGCGGCTTTAAAACAGTTGTTAAGATGGTTGAAGCCTTGATGGAAGAATATAACGTGACGGTCCCAGTTGCCATTCATCTCGACCATGGTTCAAGCTTTGAAAAATGTGTTGAAGCGATTCACGCAGGGTTTACTTCTGTCATGATTGATGGCTCGCATTTGCCGCTTGAAGAAAATATCGCTTTAACGAAACGAGTCGTTGACGTCGCACACGCAGTTGGTGTGTCTGTCGAAGCTGAGCTTGGACGAATTGGCGGCCAAGAAGATGATCTCGTTGTAGAAAATGCTGAAGCAATGTATGCTATACCTTCAGAATGTGATCAACTCGTGAAAGAGACGGGAGTAGACTGTTTTGCGCCTGCCCTTGGCTCGGTTCACGGACCATATAAAGGCGAACCGAATCTCGGTTTTGATCGCATGGAAGAAGTAATGAACTTAACAGGTGTTCCGCTCGTCCTCCACGGAGGAACTGGAATTCCTACAAAAGATATTAAACGCGCCATCTCGCTTGGCACTGCAAAAATTAACGTCAACACTGAAAACCAAATTTCCGCATCAAAAGCAGTTCGTCAAGTGCTTGCTGAAAAACCGGATCTTTATGATCCAAGGAAATATTTAGGACCTGCCCGTGAAGCCATTAAAGAAACAGTCAAAAGCAAAATGCGGGAATTCGGTTCATCAAATAAAGCGTAA
- the rpoE gene encoding DNA-directed RNA polymerase subunit delta: MSLLDNLTKEELQETPMIDIMYHYLSEERQTVDFYTLMNKIAKYKNWSETEMRDKLVQAYTDMNIDGRFVSLGDNQWGLKSWYPFEQTEEELGTTIKPKKKKKVVDDDFDDYDDLDEELLEDEELDDFKEDEEEDIELLDEVEEEKLVDDDFLDEEEEEFEFEEEEEE, translated from the coding sequence ATGTCGCTATTAGACAATCTTACAAAAGAAGAACTGCAAGAAACGCCAATGATTGATATTATGTACCATTACCTGAGCGAGGAACGACAAACGGTAGACTTTTATACATTGATGAATAAAATTGCAAAATATAAAAATTGGTCAGAAACCGAAATGAGAGATAAGCTTGTCCAGGCTTACACGGATATGAACATTGACGGACGTTTCGTGTCACTGGGAGACAATCAATGGGGCCTAAAAAGCTGGTACCCTTTTGAGCAAACAGAAGAAGAGCTTGGCACAACGATTAAACCGAAGAAAAAGAAAAAAGTTGTTGATGACGATTTCGATGATTACGACGATCTTGACGAAGAGCTTCTTGAAGATGAAGAGCTCGATGACTTTAAAGAAGATGAAGAGGAAGACATTGAACTCCTAGATGAAGTGGAGGAGGAGAAATTAGTAGATGATGACTTTCTTGATGAAGAAGAGGAAGAATTCGAATTTGAAGAAGAGGAAGAAGAATAA
- the glpX gene encoding class II fructose-bisphosphatase: MERSLTMEIVRVTEAAALASARWNGKGKKEEADDAATTAMREVFDTIPMDGVVVIGEGEMDEAPMLYIGEKLGTGNGPSVDIAVDPLEGTNIVASGSWNALTVVAIADRGNLLHAPDMYMDKIAVGPEAAGQVDINASVYDNLKAVAKAKNKDITDVVVTVLKRERHEKLVQEIRDAGAMIKFISDGDVAGAINAAMRGTGVDMLLGQGGAPEGVLAAVALKCLGGELQGRLAPQTEEEIERCKAMGIDDTNSVLRMEDLVKGDDAIFAATGVTTGELLKGVRFDGPIAETETLVMRAKTGTLRYIQAKHNLNKKPNLVMKR; encoded by the coding sequence ATGGAACGAAGCTTAACGATGGAAATTGTCCGGGTAACGGAAGCTGCAGCATTAGCGTCGGCAAGATGGAATGGAAAAGGGAAAAAAGAAGAAGCGGATGATGCTGCGACTACAGCGATGAGAGAGGTATTTGACACGATTCCTATGGATGGTGTCGTTGTTATCGGCGAAGGAGAAATGGACGAAGCTCCGATGCTCTACATTGGAGAAAAACTCGGTACTGGCAACGGCCCAAGCGTTGATATAGCAGTGGATCCGCTGGAAGGGACAAATATTGTTGCTTCAGGCTCTTGGAATGCGCTGACTGTTGTTGCAATAGCCGACAGAGGCAATTTGCTTCATGCGCCTGATATGTATATGGATAAAATAGCAGTCGGGCCTGAAGCAGCCGGCCAGGTTGATATTAATGCTTCCGTGTACGATAATCTTAAAGCAGTCGCAAAAGCAAAAAATAAAGACATAACAGATGTCGTTGTTACAGTTCTCAAACGAGAGCGCCATGAAAAGCTCGTTCAAGAAATAAGAGACGCTGGAGCGATGATTAAGTTTATTTCAGATGGTGATGTGGCTGGTGCGATAAATGCTGCAATGAGAGGGACCGGAGTTGATATGCTTCTTGGCCAGGGCGGAGCGCCGGAAGGTGTTTTAGCTGCAGTGGCTTTGAAATGCCTTGGTGGCGAACTGCAAGGAAGATTAGCTCCGCAAACTGAAGAAGAAATTGAAAGATGTAAAGCAATGGGTATTGATGATACGAATTCGGTTCTCCGAATGGAGGATCTTGTAAAAGGTGATGACGCTATTTTTGCGGCAACAGGTGTCACAACGGGGGAATTGTTGAAAGGCGTTCGCTTTGATGGACCAATAGCTGAAACAGAAACGCTCGTTATGCGTGCGAAAACAGGCACTCTTCGCTATATACAAGCGAAACATAATTTAAATAAAAAACCAAATCTTGTTATGAAACGTTAA
- a CDS encoding CTP synthase: MNTKYIFVTGGVVSSLGKGITAASLGRLLKNRGLKVTIQKFDPYINVDPGTMSPYQHGEVFVTEDGAETDLDLGHYERFIDINLTKYNNITTGKVYSSVIKKERRGDYLGATVQVIPHITNEIKEQVFRAGRASQSDVVITEIGGTVGDIESLPFLEAIRQIKSDVGAQNVLYIHCTLIPYLRAAGEMKTKPTQHSVKELRSLGIQPNVIVVRTEMPVPQDMKDKLALFCDIDPKAVIEARDAETLYEVPLDFQKQNLDQIVCDHLNLDCREADMREWQELVKKVTNLTKTTRIALVGKYVSLQDAYLSVVEALKHAGYRYDADIEIDWIDSESLTKENVHERLNEADGILVPGGFGDRGIEGKIEAIRYARQNNVPFLGICLGMQLASVEFARNVVGLEGANSAEIDEKTIHPIIALLPDQENVEDLGGTLRLGLYPCRLKEGTKAYRAYGGSEVFERHRHRYEFNNFYRKQMEEAGFVFSGTSPDGRLVEIIELNDHPWFVASQFHSEFKSRPTRPHPLFEGFIHASLFKEP, from the coding sequence ATGAATACGAAATACATCTTTGTCACAGGCGGTGTCGTTTCCTCTCTTGGAAAAGGCATTACAGCAGCTTCTCTTGGCCGGCTGTTAAAAAACCGTGGATTAAAAGTGACGATCCAGAAGTTTGATCCTTATATTAACGTTGATCCTGGCACAATGAGTCCTTATCAACACGGAGAAGTATTTGTTACCGAAGACGGGGCGGAAACGGATTTGGATCTTGGCCATTATGAACGTTTTATCGATATTAATTTAACGAAATACAATAATATAACGACAGGTAAAGTATATTCAAGCGTCATTAAAAAAGAACGGCGCGGCGATTATTTAGGTGCAACGGTTCAAGTCATCCCCCATATTACAAATGAAATTAAAGAACAGGTCTTTCGGGCAGGGCGCGCGTCACAATCAGACGTTGTCATTACAGAAATTGGCGGAACGGTCGGCGATATTGAAAGCTTGCCCTTTCTTGAAGCGATTCGCCAAATTAAAAGTGATGTTGGGGCACAAAACGTCCTGTATATCCACTGTACGCTCATTCCTTACTTGAGGGCTGCAGGGGAAATGAAAACAAAACCAACTCAGCATAGTGTAAAAGAACTCAGAAGTCTCGGCATTCAGCCAAATGTCATTGTCGTAAGGACGGAAATGCCAGTTCCTCAAGACATGAAAGACAAGCTTGCATTGTTTTGTGACATTGATCCGAAAGCTGTGATTGAAGCGAGAGACGCTGAAACACTTTATGAAGTGCCGCTCGATTTTCAAAAGCAAAACCTTGATCAAATCGTTTGTGATCATTTGAACTTAGACTGCCGAGAAGCAGATATGCGTGAATGGCAAGAACTTGTCAAAAAAGTAACAAACTTAACGAAGACAACGAGAATCGCACTTGTAGGAAAATACGTCTCACTCCAGGATGCTTATCTTTCTGTTGTTGAAGCATTAAAGCACGCTGGCTATCGGTATGATGCCGATATTGAGATTGATTGGATTGATTCCGAAAGCTTGACGAAAGAAAATGTACACGAACGTTTAAATGAGGCTGATGGCATTCTTGTCCCGGGAGGCTTTGGAGACAGAGGCATTGAAGGCAAGATTGAAGCCATCCGCTATGCAAGGCAAAACAATGTGCCTTTCTTAGGGATTTGCTTAGGCATGCAACTTGCTTCTGTAGAATTTGCACGCAATGTCGTTGGACTAGAAGGGGCGAATTCAGCCGAAATTGATGAAAAAACAATTCACCCGATTATTGCTTTGCTCCCTGATCAGGAAAATGTAGAGGATTTAGGCGGCACGCTCCGACTAGGCCTTTATCCATGCAGGCTGAAGGAAGGAACGAAAGCATATAGGGCGTATGGAGGCAGCGAGGTATTTGAACGCCATCGCCATCGATACGAATTTAATAATTTCTACAGAAAGCAAATGGAAGAAGCCGGGTTTGTATTTTCCGGCACAAGCCCTGATGGGCGCCTAGTCGAAATTATAGAGCTTAATGATCACCCATGGTTTGTCGCTTCACAATTTCATTCGGAGTTCAAATCGCGCCCGACGAGGCCGCACCCTCTTTTTGAAGGTTTTATCCATGCGTCACTATTTAAAGAACCGTGA
- the rho gene encoding transcription termination factor Rho, translated as MGVKLAELENMKLKDLYEQARKYKVSYYSKLNKKELIFAILKAQAEQDGLLFMEGILEIISSEGFGFLRPINYSPSVEDIYISASQIRRFDLRNGDKVSGKVRPPKENERYYGLLHVEAVNGEEPDSAKERVHFPALTPLYPERKMTLETEAKKISTRIIDMISPVGFGQRGLIVAPPKAGKTILLKEIANSIAENHPETELIVLLIDERPEEVTDIERSVKGDVVHSTFDETPENHIKVAELVLERAMRLVEHKKDVVILLDSITRLARAFNLVIPPSGRTLSGGIDPAAFHRPKRFFGAARNIEEGGSLTILATALIDTGSRMDDVIYEEFKGTGNMELHLDRRLAERRIFPAIDITRSGTRKEELLLPKEQLDILWAIRKTMDGSLEFVEHFLKRLKETETNEEFFQRFQKDKNGN; from the coding sequence ATGGGTGTAAAACTAGCAGAATTAGAAAATATGAAACTGAAAGATCTGTATGAGCAAGCAAGAAAGTACAAAGTTTCTTACTACAGTAAATTAAACAAAAAAGAACTTATATTTGCTATCTTAAAAGCGCAAGCTGAACAAGACGGGCTTTTATTCATGGAAGGCATTTTGGAAATTATTTCGAGTGAAGGCTTCGGATTTTTACGGCCGATTAATTATTCGCCAAGTGTAGAAGATATTTATATCTCAGCTTCCCAAATTCGCCGCTTTGATTTAAGGAATGGTGATAAGGTTTCAGGGAAGGTTCGGCCGCCGAAGGAAAACGAACGGTACTACGGCCTGCTTCATGTCGAAGCAGTAAACGGAGAAGAGCCCGATTCCGCCAAAGAACGCGTTCACTTTCCAGCGCTTACTCCGCTTTATCCCGAAAGAAAAATGACGCTTGAAACAGAAGCGAAAAAAATCTCAACAAGGATTATCGATATGATTTCCCCTGTCGGGTTTGGCCAGCGCGGATTAATCGTTGCGCCGCCAAAAGCGGGAAAAACAATCCTTCTAAAAGAAATTGCGAACAGCATTGCAGAAAATCATCCCGAAACCGAATTAATCGTATTATTGATTGATGAGCGTCCGGAGGAAGTAACAGACATTGAGCGATCGGTAAAAGGGGATGTCGTCCATTCAACGTTTGATGAAACGCCTGAAAACCATATTAAGGTCGCAGAACTTGTTCTGGAACGTGCGATGCGCCTCGTTGAACATAAAAAAGACGTCGTGATTTTGTTGGACAGCATTACAAGGCTTGCAAGAGCATTCAACCTCGTCATTCCTCCTAGTGGCCGTACACTTTCCGGTGGAATCGATCCAGCTGCATTTCATAGGCCAAAACGCTTTTTTGGCGCAGCTAGAAACATTGAAGAAGGCGGCAGCTTAACGATTTTAGCGACAGCGCTTATCGACACAGGCTCAAGGATGGACGATGTGATTTATGAAGAATTTAAAGGGACAGGCAATATGGAGCTTCATCTTGACAGGCGGCTCGCCGAACGGCGGATTTTCCCAGCAATTGACATTACAAGGTCTGGAACCCGCAAAGAAGAACTGCTACTGCCAAAAGAACAGCTCGATATTCTTTGGGCAATCCGCAAAACAATGGACGGTTCCCTCGAATTTGTCGAACACTTCTTAAAACGCCTAAAAGAAACCGAAACAAATGAAGAGTTTTTTCAACGATTCCAAAAAGACAAAAACGGAAATTGA
- the fsa gene encoding fructose-6-phosphate aldolase: MEFFIDSANIDEIKQASELGILAGVTTNPSLVAKEKVDFHERLREITSIVKSSVSAEVISTNAEGMVEEGKILAGIAPNITVKLPITQDGLKAVKALSDLNIKTNVTLIFSVNQALLAARAGATYVSPFLGRLDDIGQEGIPLIRDIANVFNIHGIRTKIIAASIRHPIHVTQAALSGAHIATIPYKVISQLLTHPLTDQGLEKFLSDWENAQTD; this comes from the coding sequence ATGGAATTTTTCATTGATTCGGCTAATATTGACGAAATTAAACAAGCGAGTGAGCTCGGGATACTTGCCGGCGTAACGACAAACCCTTCGCTTGTTGCGAAAGAGAAAGTTGATTTTCATGAAAGATTAAGAGAAATCACAAGTATTGTGAAAAGCTCGGTAAGTGCGGAAGTTATTTCAACGAATGCGGAAGGAATGGTTGAAGAAGGAAAAATTCTTGCTGGCATTGCCCCGAACATTACCGTAAAACTACCGATCACCCAAGATGGTTTGAAAGCTGTAAAAGCACTTAGCGATCTTAATATTAAAACAAATGTCACGTTAATTTTTTCTGTTAACCAAGCTCTGCTTGCTGCTAGAGCAGGTGCCACGTATGTTTCCCCATTTTTAGGGCGTTTAGATGATATAGGGCAGGAAGGCATACCGCTTATTCGTGACATAGCTAACGTATTCAACATACATGGCATACGGACGAAAATTATCGCGGCTTCCATTCGCCATCCGATTCATGTCACGCAGGCAGCCCTCAGCGGTGCGCATATTGCCACAATCCCTTATAAAGTCATTAGCCAATTGTTGACACATCCATTGACTGATCAAGGTCTTGAAAAGTTTTTATCAGACTGGGAAAATGCCCAAACCGATTAA
- the icmF gene encoding fused isobutyryl-CoA mutase/GTPase IcmF — protein MKSDVYMPKNHVRFVTASSLFDGHDASINIMRRILQSSGAEVIHLGHNRSVDEVVQAAISEDVQGIAISSYQGGHVEYFKYMYDLLQEKGASHIRIYGGGGGVIIPKEIKELHEYGIAKIFSPEDGRTSGLQGMINQMLKECDFPTTRHFKSDYEKLEEQDIGTVANFITYVEERNEDKNRDEVIQRLKRMEKDVPVLGITGTGGAGKSSLTDELVRRFINEFDDLSIAILSVDPTKQKTGGALLGDRIRMNAIHNDRIYMRSLATRKSKTELSEAIQDAITVVKAAGYDFIIVETSGIGQGNAEIAEISDVSLYVMTSEFGAPSQLEKIEMLDFADVIAINKFERRGSKDALNAVKKQYQRNHTLFDKPVESMPVYGTIASQFNDKGTNTLFKAILDIVNQKCGTDWQTNIETTDNVEKLNLIIPPDQVNYLNDIVYTVKDYHKRTKQQSELARKAFQLDGTMKMLENNALGDEAKEQAESAIKALKEEIETKVSNETRSIIQNWETVKEKYSGDKFVTKIRDKEIVTELTTTSLSGLKIPKVALPKFEDWGEIVRWVMKENVPGSFPYTAGVFPFKRKGEDPKRQFAGEGTPERTNRRFHYLSKDDPAKRLSTAFDSVTLYGEDPDYRPDIYGKVGESGVSVCTLEDMKKLYEGFDLCDPSTSVSMTINGPAPIILAMFMNTAIDQQMKKFEQENGRKPTKEEEEKIRAYTLQTVRGTVQADILKEDQGQNTCIFSTEFALRMMGDIQQYFIDNKVRNYYSVSISGYHIAEAGANPISQLAFTLANGFTYVEYYLSRGMHVDDFAPNLSFFFSNGLDPEYTVIGRVARRIWATVMRDKYGANERSQKLKYHIQTSGRSLHAQEMAFNDIRTTLQALIAIYDNCNSLHTNAYDEAVTTPTEESVRRAMAIQMIITKELGLAKNENSLQGSFIIEELTDLVEEAVLMEFERLNERGGVLGAMETQYQRSKIQEESMYYETLKHSGELPIIGVNTYENPNPPSDEEFDIPLARATKEEKETQIHNLKEFHKKNETEVEEALKRLQETAISGGNIFEELMETVKTASLGQITHALYKVGGKYRRNM, from the coding sequence ATGAAGTCTGATGTTTATATGCCGAAAAATCATGTGCGTTTTGTAACGGCTTCGAGCCTTTTTGATGGCCATGATGCATCGATTAATATTATGCGGCGCATTTTGCAATCAAGCGGAGCGGAAGTCATTCATCTTGGGCATAACCGTTCGGTTGACGAAGTTGTCCAGGCTGCAATCAGTGAAGATGTGCAAGGAATCGCGATTTCTTCTTATCAAGGCGGGCATGTTGAATATTTTAAATACATGTACGATTTGCTGCAGGAAAAAGGAGCGTCGCATATCCGGATATACGGCGGCGGCGGCGGGGTCATTATTCCAAAAGAAATAAAAGAACTGCACGAATACGGAATTGCAAAAATCTTTTCCCCTGAAGATGGACGGACTTCCGGGCTGCAAGGCATGATCAACCAAATGTTAAAAGAATGCGATTTTCCGACTACACGCCATTTCAAGAGTGATTACGAAAAACTTGAAGAACAAGATATCGGGACAGTTGCAAATTTTATTACGTATGTAGAAGAGAGAAATGAAGATAAAAACCGAGATGAAGTGATTCAACGATTGAAAAGGATGGAGAAAGACGTCCCGGTTCTTGGGATAACAGGCACCGGGGGAGCGGGAAAAAGCTCCTTGACAGATGAACTGGTCCGCCGCTTTATCAATGAATTCGATGATTTGTCAATCGCCATTTTATCTGTTGACCCGACAAAGCAAAAAACAGGCGGTGCCCTTCTAGGTGACCGCATTCGGATGAATGCGATTCACAATGATCGAATCTATATGCGGAGCCTTGCAACAAGGAAATCAAAAACAGAACTGTCCGAAGCGATACAAGATGCCATTACTGTCGTAAAAGCAGCAGGCTATGACTTTATCATCGTCGAAACGAGCGGAATTGGGCAGGGCAACGCGGAAATTGCCGAAATTTCTGATGTTTCCCTTTATGTCATGACGAGTGAGTTCGGCGCCCCTTCTCAGCTCGAAAAAATTGAAATGCTCGATTTTGCGGATGTTATCGCGATTAATAAATTCGAACGGAGAGGTTCGAAGGATGCTTTAAACGCGGTAAAGAAACAGTACCAACGAAATCACACATTATTTGATAAACCAGTTGAAAGCATGCCTGTCTACGGTACCATCGCCAGCCAGTTTAATGACAAAGGAACGAACACATTATTTAAAGCCATTTTAGATATTGTTAATCAAAAATGCGGCACGGATTGGCAGACAAATATTGAAACGACTGACAACGTCGAAAAACTAAACCTCATTATTCCGCCGGATCAGGTAAACTATTTAAACGACATCGTATATACGGTAAAAGATTACCATAAAAGAACGAAACAGCAGTCAGAACTTGCGCGTAAAGCGTTCCAACTCGATGGAACAATGAAAATGCTTGAGAACAATGCATTGGGAGATGAAGCTAAAGAGCAAGCTGAGTCAGCTATTAAAGCGTTAAAGGAAGAAATCGAAACGAAAGTAAGCAATGAAACGAGATCAATTATTCAAAATTGGGAAACAGTCAAAGAAAAATACAGCGGAGACAAATTTGTTACAAAAATCCGCGATAAAGAAATTGTGACAGAGCTAACAACAACGAGCTTGTCAGGATTAAAGATTCCAAAGGTCGCTTTGCCGAAATTCGAAGACTGGGGAGAAATTGTCCGTTGGGTAATGAAGGAAAACGTCCCTGGATCGTTTCCGTATACGGCAGGGGTGTTTCCTTTTAAACGAAAAGGCGAAGATCCGAAGCGCCAGTTCGCAGGCGAAGGGACACCTGAACGGACAAACCGCCGCTTCCATTATCTATCAAAAGACGACCCGGCAAAAAGATTAAGTACTGCCTTTGATTCGGTTACGCTTTATGGGGAAGACCCTGATTATAGGCCTGATATCTACGGGAAAGTTGGGGAAAGCGGTGTCAGTGTCTGTACGCTTGAAGATATGAAAAAACTTTACGAAGGCTTTGATCTTTGCGACCCATCAACATCGGTGTCGATGACGATTAATGGGCCCGCGCCAATCATCCTTGCGATGTTTATGAATACGGCAATCGATCAGCAAATGAAGAAGTTTGAACAGGAAAATGGGCGCAAACCAACGAAGGAAGAGGAAGAGAAAATCCGCGCATACACGTTGCAGACCGTTCGCGGTACTGTGCAAGCCGACATTTTAAAAGAGGATCAAGGACAAAACACGTGTATTTTCTCAACCGAGTTTGCCCTTCGTATGATGGGAGACATACAACAATATTTTATCGACAACAAAGTAAGAAACTACTACTCTGTGTCGATCTCAGGCTACCATATCGCGGAAGCCGGGGCGAATCCGATATCGCAGCTTGCATTCACGCTTGCGAATGGGTTTACGTATGTCGAATATTATTTAAGCAGAGGCATGCATGTTGATGATTTTGCGCCCAATTTATCCTTCTTCTTCAGCAACGGGCTCGATCCAGAATATACCGTCATCGGCCGCGTCGCCAGAAGAATATGGGCTACTGTTATGCGTGATAAATACGGGGCGAACGAAAGAAGCCAAAAATTAAAATATCATATCCAGACATCGGGAAGATCCCTCCATGCACAGGAAATGGCATTTAACGACATTCGAACAACGCTCCAAGCATTGATCGCCATTTACGATAACTGCAACTCCTTGCATACGAATGCTTATGATGAGGCGGTGACAACACCGACAGAAGAATCTGTTAGAAGGGCAATGGCCATTCAAATGATTATTACGAAAGAGCTTGGCCTCGCGAAAAATGAAAACTCATTGCAAGGTTCCTTCATTATAGAAGAGTTGACAGACTTGGTTGAGGAAGCGGTTCTCATGGAATTTGAACGCCTAAATGAAAGAGGCGGAGTCCTCGGCGCAATGGAAACACAATACCAACGGAGCAAAATTCAGGAAGAGTCCATGTACTATGAAACATTGAAGCATAGCGGAGAGCTTCCAATCATCGGAGTTAACACATATGAAAATCCGAATCCCCCTTCTGATGAAGAGTTTGATATTCCGCTAGCGCGTGCAACAAAGGAAGAGAAAGAAACGCAAATTCATAACTTAAAGGAATTTCATAAAAAGAACGAAACAGAGGTAGAAGAAGCCTTGAAACGCTTGCAGGAAACAGCCATAAGCGGCGGAAACATTTTCGAAGAGCTAATGGAAACGGTTAAAACAGCAAGCCTTGGGCAAATTACACATGCGCTTTACAAAGTTGGCGGAAAATATCGCCGCAATATGTGA